The genome window GATGGAATAGTAAATCCGGTTCGGTTCGGAAGGGGAAGGGTGGGGAGTGGAAGAGCAAAGCCTGAATCTGGTTAAGCAATCCTTCAAGGAGTTTTACTTCAAACATTCTGATTATGTTGAAACTCCTTTGCGCATTGAGGAGAGAGAATTTGGGTACATGCAGTTCGACAATGGGATGGTAAGGCACCTATCATTTAAGGACAAAGGAGAACTTAACGTGCACTTGGTAAAATATATACCGTCAGATGTTTACTGTTCATGTGCCTATTACATAAATCCGACAGCACCTATACAGGAAAAGATCTTCAAAGGCGCTGATCTTATATTTGACATTGATGCAGACGAATTGTCATTAACATGCATGAAGGAGCATGAAGTATGGATATGCAATAACTGCGGAAATGTTATGACGTTGAAGCAGAATTGCACAAAGTGCGAAAGCGTGAAAATTGAAAAGGTCTCTCTGGCATGCGACAATTGCATTGATGCGGCGAAAAAGGAGGTAAAGAAATTGGTATCATTGCTTCATGAGGATCTGGGTATACAGGAAAAGGAGATAAAAATATACTTTTCAGGCAACCATGGTTTTCATCTACATGTTTATAGTAAGGAATTGGAACAACTAGAGGCGCCAAGCAGGGCTGACATAGCTGATTATGTGGCAGGTAATAATCTGATTCCTGAAGCGGTTGGAATAAGAAGAAATAGTAAATCGGTAAGGGAGGTCATATCAAGATTTCCTACTATCGATGACATTGGTTGGCGTGGAAGAATAGCGAGAGTGCTCATGAAGGATAATAAAGAAAGACCAAGAATCGTCAAGAGAATACTGAAAAATGGGTATAGTCAGTTCAAGGAGGAGCTTAACCGAATAGCAAGAGAGAGTGGGGCACATATAGATCCGAAGGTTACTATGGATATTCATAGAGTATTCAGACTGCAGGGAACTATTAATAGCAAAAGTGGTTTAGCAAAAGTTCCATGTAATAATATAGACGATTTTGATCCCTTCACCAGTGCATGTGTTCTTGCTGAGGATCAGGTCAACGTACATGTGAGATATTCGCCAAAGTTCAGATTAAGGGAGAATTCGTTCGGCCCTTTTAAGGAGCAGACCATTAGGTTGCCTACATATGCGGCTGTATATCTTATATGCAAGGGTTTGGCAACTGCGGTCTAATTGTAAAAATATTAATTGAGCATTGCGGCGTATAGTATTCAGATTGTGGGACTCTGTTGACGATAAACCAAAACAAGATATTGGTAGATATATTAGACTTGGACTTTTTGCGCTAATAGGCATAGTGATCTTTGGCATTGTCAGCAATCAGTCTGTGAACATTTTGATGAATGTGAATGAGTTTAGCGAGCTTTTCACCAAGCCCATATACTATGCTATATTCTCTGGTCTCATATTGGCGGCAATTGCTCTTATCAGGGTAGACGTTAGAAGGCGGGAATCCTTGGTCTGGTGGGTTTTTGCACTAGGCCTCTCATTTATAAAACGTGAAGCTTTTGAATCGGCCGAGACTCGTGTAAAGTATCACGATTTCAAACTAAGCAAAACGAACTTTGCCATATGGCAGGTAACCAAGGTACTGCTATTTGCACCCCTGTTTACTAACCTTATCTTTGGAATGGCTGCGTTATATGTGCTTGATGGCAATGATCTCGGAACCGGAACGTTAACGAATATCTTCTATCTTCCATTCATAACATCCCCTGATCCAACCATCGCAAAGCAGCTTGTGATACCAATGATACCTTCCCTAACAATGCTCATACCACCATTGCTAGGCGCTGTTGGAATAAGACTGATGCTTTACGTTGGTATACGCAACTTGGTGAATATAGCATCCAGTTATGTTGTGGACACATCTGAAGGTAGACCAAAGTATCTGTTCTACTTATCAATAATAGAACTGGTTATAGGAGCGGGGCTGTTCTGGTCGTCATTTAACATGTTCTTCACATACAACATTGACTATAACACCAAATACGCGATAGTTGGCACAGCGCTATTGGGTGCTGCTTTCATAGCATGGTCATTTATAGACCGACGAAGATCAAAGGTCATAATACTTCCTTCAAGGAAAAATGTGTATATTCGATTGCTGACCATAGTATCGATCGCACTAGTTGTAGGATCCATAATGGCAGTTAACAACAGCATAGCTGATGCAAGGAAGATAGAATACCTCGGGCCGTATACAGCGCAACAGATCGCAGTGAACAGGTACTTCGCTGAACTTGATGAGGTGAGGGAGATCAACTATGACGTAAAACTATTTGCAACACATGCAAGTACTGTACAGGATGTAGTATCTACAAACAAGGAATTGCTGAGCAAAGTACGTTTGTGGGACTGGAGTGCAGCATTTACGAAACTTAAACCCGAAATAGGTTTGATACCCTATGTGGACTTTCAAGATTCTGATATAATACGGTTTAACAATACGTTGTATTGGAGTGCAGCAATGAAACCTATTCTTCCGTCAAGCGTCACGGCGGAAAACAGGTGGTATGCACAGCACTTGGTGTATACACATGTACCAAATGGTTTTCTCATGCTTAACGCACATAGCGGTGACATTGCTAACAGTGATAGATTCTTCCAGCAA of Nitrososphaerales archaeon contains these proteins:
- a CDS encoding DNA primase small subunit domain-containing protein, which codes for MEEQSLNLVKQSFKEFYFKHSDYVETPLRIEEREFGYMQFDNGMVRHLSFKDKGELNVHLVKYIPSDVYCSCAYYINPTAPIQEKIFKGADLIFDIDADELSLTCMKEHEVWICNNCGNVMTLKQNCTKCESVKIEKVSLACDNCIDAAKKEVKKLVSLLHEDLGIQEKEIKIYFSGNHGFHLHVYSKELEQLEAPSRADIADYVAGNNLIPEAVGIRRNSKSVREVISRFPTIDDIGWRGRIARVLMKDNKERPRIVKRILKNGYSQFKEELNRIARESGAHIDPKVTMDIHRVFRLQGTINSKSGLAKVPCNNIDDFDPFTSACVLAEDQVNVHVRYSPKFRLRENSFGPFKEQTIRLPTYAAVYLICKGLATAV